A part of Variovorax sp. HW608 genomic DNA contains:
- a CDS encoding HNH endonuclease, translating into MVSPAPSAEVQLAFLSKLQRLFAEGDFTATYKFALLIALSDLAVELGADDGRELPLSIQQIADRFVQLYWRHALPYGTGRQDTNAGVLVQNLGVQAAVLTSIAAFRASSGATTSTQARAMPAYGALVAKVSAVVSAQPLTYLQNFGGITDPFLYEKAGRGMIQLKPNVAYCLRRFHPLVQQLARTHWMDHVKANRRNHAILGDAGDLEDFLFGLSRQSLATISTGLRKLDGARCFYCGQGMHGADVDHFIPFALYPRDLAHNFVLAHPQCNRSKSDSLAGKGHLERWLQRLSKQSAQLAEIGISAGVAVDDRTVHRVAAWGYSNAHAAGGRAWIKAAAYETVGIDHLQLLGAS; encoded by the coding sequence GTGGTTTCGCCAGCCCCCTCGGCCGAAGTGCAGCTCGCGTTTCTGAGCAAGCTGCAGCGCTTGTTCGCGGAGGGCGATTTCACGGCGACCTACAAATTCGCACTTCTCATCGCGCTGTCTGACCTGGCGGTGGAGCTGGGTGCAGATGATGGAAGGGAGCTGCCGCTCTCGATCCAGCAGATTGCGGATCGTTTTGTGCAGCTGTACTGGCGCCATGCATTGCCTTATGGGACCGGCAGGCAGGATACAAATGCTGGCGTGTTGGTCCAGAACCTTGGCGTCCAGGCGGCCGTGCTGACGAGCATCGCTGCGTTCCGAGCAAGCTCCGGTGCGACAACATCGACGCAGGCGCGCGCGATGCCGGCCTACGGGGCGCTGGTCGCCAAGGTGAGCGCGGTCGTTTCGGCCCAGCCGTTGACCTACTTGCAGAACTTTGGCGGTATCACCGATCCGTTCCTCTACGAAAAGGCAGGGCGGGGCATGATTCAGCTCAAACCCAACGTAGCCTACTGCCTTCGTCGCTTTCACCCCTTAGTACAGCAATTGGCGCGGACGCACTGGATGGACCACGTCAAGGCCAACCGGCGCAACCACGCCATCCTGGGCGATGCAGGGGACCTGGAAGACTTCCTCTTCGGTCTCTCTCGGCAGTCGCTGGCCACTATCAGCACGGGGTTGCGCAAGCTGGACGGGGCGCGCTGCTTCTACTGTGGCCAGGGCATGCATGGGGCCGACGTCGACCACTTCATCCCGTTCGCGCTTTATCCGCGCGATCTGGCTCACAACTTTGTATTGGCGCATCCTCAGTGCAACCGGAGCAAATCCGATTCCTTGGCTGGCAAGGGGCACCTGGAGCGTTGGTTACAGCGTTTGAGCAAGCAGTCGGCGCAGCTGGCCGAGATCGGAATATCCGCTGGCGTGGCGGTTGACGATCGAACTGTGCATCGCGTGGCCGCCTGGGGGTACTCGAATGCGCATGCAGCTGGTGGCCGGGCGTGGATCAAGGCGGCTGCGTATGAAACGGTCGGAATTGACCACTTGCAGCTTCTCGGGGCGTCTTGA
- a CDS encoding UvrD-helicase domain-containing protein, translating into MTRLWRPTAAGKLLTKAPEWSFELDGESIRLAVQGQMLASGVSELESLAVKRGFFWATLFLALGTGKRFKLDGIPNEQARQLQRAVIAAQEAKREREQIEALLRDFDLQVRPILRWSLSTIEACKRQVARRGWLSQEFMQRMGGSKPTMPNALIDHAEVRQHLAHQPQGVQDAVRMWQRSLQEFAQGVNQRHAAKVAQDDQAFFERVEKSPLTLEQRNAVVCFDSRVLLVASAGSGKTGTMVAKAGYALRHGYFAPERMLLLAFNNDAAAELRERVHTRLIPLGLPADKVAARTFHAFGLEVIGAATGKKPSLAPWLEGGQDLETLASLVDDLKDRDRQFRTQWDLFRVVLGQDLPKFGKEQDNPNAWDAQQRRGGFWTLNGETVKSQGEVVLANWLFYNGVRYVYEGAYEHETADASHRQYRPDFYLPDAKAYLEHWALNEKGEPPKEFTGYKEGMAWKRALHQQHETILLETTMAELWSGKALEYLERELQVLGVTLDPNPDRPVPGRQPIENPRLASTFRSFLTHVKSNRLSMPDLRARLAQGAAGDFRFRHEVFLQLFDKLSQAWEQKLSSSGCIDFEDMLNLATDCIESGKWASPYELVMVDEFQDASQARARMVAALMRGEDKYMFAVGDDWQGINRFAGADLAVMTGFETRFGQATTLKLETTFRCPPTLCEISSTFVRKNPSQIAKQVRSPKVDIVEPVRIVRVEEERFIRAAVEGRIREIAREAAGAGRRATVYLLARYQKDRSFMPATYDSQWVEISFLTVHRSKGLEADHVIVPRVTAETLGFPSKIADDPVLQLAMPAGEAYEFAEERRLFYVALTRARSTATLITVQHMESSFISELVKEQGLRVLNADGSEGDSEICPKCGKGFLRTRTSRYGPFLSCSTFPKCDYKRDDRRNRHTNRGRS; encoded by the coding sequence ATGACGCGCCTATGGAGGCCCACCGCAGCTGGCAAGCTGCTCACCAAGGCGCCCGAATGGAGCTTTGAACTGGATGGCGAAAGCATTCGCCTCGCGGTTCAGGGCCAGATGCTTGCAAGTGGCGTCAGCGAACTCGAGAGCCTCGCGGTCAAACGAGGCTTTTTCTGGGCCACTTTGTTCCTTGCCTTGGGCACCGGCAAGCGCTTCAAGCTCGACGGCATCCCGAACGAGCAAGCTCGGCAACTTCAGCGAGCCGTCATTGCGGCGCAAGAGGCGAAGCGCGAACGCGAACAGATCGAGGCCTTGCTCCGCGATTTCGACCTGCAAGTACGACCGATCCTGCGCTGGTCGCTGTCGACCATCGAAGCCTGCAAGCGCCAGGTGGCACGACGTGGCTGGCTCAGCCAGGAATTCATGCAGCGCATGGGCGGCTCGAAACCAACGATGCCGAATGCTCTCATCGACCACGCCGAGGTCCGGCAACACCTCGCGCACCAGCCGCAAGGTGTGCAGGACGCCGTCCGAATGTGGCAGCGTTCGCTCCAGGAGTTCGCGCAGGGCGTCAATCAGCGCCACGCAGCCAAGGTCGCCCAGGACGATCAAGCGTTCTTCGAACGGGTGGAGAAATCCCCCTTGACGCTCGAACAGCGCAATGCGGTGGTCTGTTTCGACAGTCGGGTGTTGCTCGTGGCCTCCGCTGGTTCAGGAAAAACAGGAACCATGGTGGCCAAAGCGGGCTACGCGCTGCGACATGGCTACTTCGCACCCGAGCGCATGCTGCTGCTGGCTTTCAACAACGACGCCGCCGCGGAACTGCGCGAGCGCGTTCACACGAGGCTCATCCCGTTGGGCCTGCCTGCTGACAAGGTCGCGGCCAGGACGTTTCATGCCTTCGGCCTGGAGGTGATCGGGGCCGCCACGGGAAAGAAGCCGTCCCTTGCGCCCTGGCTGGAGGGAGGACAAGACCTCGAGACCCTGGCGAGCCTGGTCGACGACCTCAAGGATCGGGATCGCCAGTTCCGCACCCAATGGGATCTGTTTCGGGTCGTCCTGGGGCAGGACCTTCCCAAGTTCGGCAAGGAGCAGGACAACCCCAACGCCTGGGACGCCCAGCAGCGCCGTGGCGGTTTCTGGACGCTCAACGGTGAAACCGTCAAAAGCCAAGGGGAGGTGGTGCTGGCCAATTGGCTCTTCTACAACGGCGTGCGCTATGTCTACGAAGGCGCCTACGAGCATGAGACGGCCGATGCCAGCCATCGGCAGTACCGCCCTGACTTCTACCTTCCGGATGCCAAGGCCTACCTGGAGCATTGGGCCTTGAACGAGAAGGGCGAGCCGCCCAAGGAGTTCACTGGCTACAAGGAGGGAATGGCCTGGAAGCGCGCGTTGCATCAGCAGCACGAGACGATCCTGCTGGAAACGACCATGGCCGAGCTTTGGTCTGGCAAGGCGCTTGAGTACCTCGAGCGCGAGTTGCAAGTACTGGGTGTGACCTTGGACCCGAATCCGGACCGACCCGTGCCGGGCCGCCAACCCATCGAGAATCCACGCCTCGCCAGCACGTTTCGGTCCTTCCTGACGCACGTGAAGAGCAACCGGCTGTCGATGCCCGATCTGCGCGCGCGGTTGGCGCAGGGGGCCGCCGGGGATTTCCGATTCCGCCACGAAGTGTTCCTGCAACTGTTCGACAAGCTGTCGCAGGCCTGGGAGCAGAAGCTGAGCTCAAGCGGGTGCATCGACTTCGAGGACATGCTCAACCTGGCGACCGACTGCATCGAGTCCGGCAAATGGGCCAGCCCCTACGAGCTCGTCATGGTGGACGAATTCCAGGACGCGAGCCAGGCGCGTGCGCGGATGGTAGCCGCCTTGATGCGCGGTGAAGACAAGTACATGTTCGCGGTCGGTGACGATTGGCAGGGCATCAATCGGTTTGCCGGTGCAGACCTTGCGGTGATGACGGGCTTCGAAACCCGCTTCGGCCAAGCCACGACGCTCAAGCTGGAGACGACCTTCCGCTGCCCGCCAACGCTGTGTGAGATCAGCAGCACCTTCGTTCGCAAGAACCCGAGTCAGATCGCCAAGCAAGTTCGCTCGCCCAAGGTGGACATCGTCGAACCGGTGCGCATTGTTCGGGTGGAGGAGGAGCGATTCATCCGGGCGGCTGTCGAAGGGCGGATTCGCGAGATTGCGCGGGAGGCGGCCGGGGCGGGGAGGAGGGCGACGGTGTATTTGCTGGCTCGTTACCAGAAGGATCGCTCCTTCATGCCGGCGACGTACGACAGCCAGTGGGTCGAAATCTCTTTCCTCACGGTGCACCGCTCGAAGGGGCTGGAAGCCGACCACGTCATCGTTCCGCGCGTGACGGCCGAGACGCTGGGATTCCCAAGCAAGATTGCGGACGATCCGGTGCTCCAGTTGGCCATGCCGGCAGGTGAAGCGTACGAGTTTGCGGAGGAGCGGCGTCTTTTCTATGTGGCGCTCACGCGCGCTCGATCGACCGCGACGCTCATCACCGTGCAGCACATGGAATCGAGCTTCATCAGCGAACTTGTCAAGGAGCAGGGGCTACGGGTGCTCAATGCCGATGGGTCGGAGGGCGACAGCGAAATCTGCCCGAAGTGTGGCAAGGGGTTCCTGAGGACAAGAACTTCCCGATACGGCCCGTTTCTGTCTTGCAGCACGTTTCCGAAGTGCGACTACAAGCGCGATGATCGTAGGAACCGCCACACCAACAGAGGACGGTCGTAG